DNA sequence from the Malus sylvestris chromosome 10, drMalSylv7.2, whole genome shotgun sequence genome:
TGAGTAAAAATAGAATTTTCTCTCCTATTAATTagtagaaaaaattaaaaaaaataagctTAACTAGGGTTAGTGTGGATTACATGTGGCAATCATTGGAAGGGGTGGTGAGCAAACCCTATAGTTAGTGTGGGTGAGCAAAAGTGCataaaattttttaaatcctttgttttatttattttttatttttttgtttaggtcTTCCTAGCATtttatatatgaataaatttatcataaaaatttcattaaaagttTGTGGGAAAATAAGAATGGTGGGTgtagggctgggcacgggccaAGTCGGGCCCAAATTTAGAGGAACCAGACCATACTCATTTTAAAATGTAACGGAACAGGCCGAGCTGGGTAGAAGGATTTTGAGTTTGGAAACTAGACTGCACTGGTTTCTGTCTCCCCACAACAGTGTCTATCAAGGAACTGACGTCTGAGTAAGTAGAATCACTACCATAATTGGTCTGCCCAGGAACTGACGTCTGAGTAAGTAGAATCACTACCATAATTGGTCTGCCCTTGCGACGGCTTCCCATACTTATGAGCAGCACCACTTCGAACCCTATCATCTTGCAGTGACAAATCCAGCGAGTACCTGCCTCCATAAACTCCATCTTCTGAATCAATGGTTCCGTCATTATCAGAAACAGACGCACTCCCATCCTTAACAGCTGGAATTGTTCGAACCTGTATGACATTGGAGGGCAAGTGTCCACTTCTAAATTTAGACGGAGGGGTGAGTCCAAACCCCATGCCGCCtgtttgcactcaaaatatacccatttttacttatttgggcaatttgggtaaaatatggtATTTGAAGGATTAATATGCAGGAAAGCTAACTTGGAAAGATATGTGGTTGCAAGTGGATGGGTTtgacactataatattgtttttcccatttgcttgggtggtggaggtttgtCAAGCCTTTATTTAATCAAGATACATGCATGTATTGCAAGTGGATGGGAGAGCTTTCGGGCAAGAATATGTAATGAAAGAagccaacttgcttcttttaaatgttagtttattacaagtgggaaaacatgtgctaaaaacatgtggtggagatgcaatttccccttttaatattgtttctacATGCAAGTTGGCAAAAGCAATGCAAGCTACCCAAGTAAGGAAATGCAAGTTGCCCAAGCTTCTTTCGGGCAAGTACAAAACCTCAGCAAGAGGGTTTCCTCCAGACCTCTATAAAAAGGAGCAGATGCATaaggattatggacactcaaacaaacaaacaaatgcaagcacaaactctgctcaaaccagatttgccaaAAGCATTCTTTTAtctagtttattagctctgctgctcacttgcggtatcgatctcatttgtagcttttatgtactcatttccagtcatataaattacaagcaatctgcaatattagtcactttcccctgtcatttatatttccaagcaaccttgtcatttacatattgttctatctctccatataagtaaagtccttatttttaaggcaaacaaagaaccttaatttgagcaactcccactcaaatggcacaatctcttgatctgaagtcaaaaggcgcaacctcaatcattcaaatcccgtctactagcggcatctaatagtggcacgcccgcacccaccaatctcgtatgtgaagtaaatccCCGGCTTGCCCGCAAGGTGccatggcggatttagggagcgaacatattttggcacgcccggtgggatactTATATGAAGTTAGATCATGAACAATCCTtatgttcatgatttttctGCTTTTTCGGAGTATGAGGAGGATGACGGTGTTGAAGAGCGCCCAAGCTATGGCTATCACATAGAGCCAACCTATGAGTTGCCAACTTATGGGTACATGGCTGAAGAGTACTCAAGTCCCATGAAACATGATTGTCGGCCAACTAATGgccatcaaataaataataatcttgCAGATTGGCCAACTTATGGCTATGATGAAGGTTGTTATTCTTTTGAAGACAATCATATTCATGAATACTATGATAGGCCAACAAATGGCTTTGAATATCAAAATGCTTCCAATGAGTACATAGAGCCAATATATGAGATGCCAACTCATGATCATCCGGATGAAAAGCTCTACAAAGAGGATGTGGGCAAATTAGAGAAGATGTTCAAACTCCATGTGGCAAGCATCGAATATGGTGAAGAGGTGactaagtgtttttaaaatgtggAGGAAAGCTATACAACTTTTGGAGAAACTTTGAGAAAGTTGATAGATCAAATGTGTCAAATCCCCTCTACAAAGCACACTCACCCTACTACAACCAAGGAAGAATAGATCATACATGTTGATGAAGGCCAAACAATGGCCCCACCCAATGAAAAATCTATGAAAATAGATATGGTTGTAGAAGACCAAGCAGACATATCAAAACCGATAACGGCTAAGATGGAGCTTGTGGCTATTGTAGGCCAAACACCAACGCTCGGGGGGCACGAGCCCACACCTCATGTGGAgcccaaagaagaagaaaatagctCCTACACTCTTCCCCGCCAACACGAGCATGTTGTCCGCATCAAGATCTTAAGGAGGACAAAGCTTGGGATCAAACATGAATGGCCACCTCCTATGGTTCCCAAGCTACATAGCATGGCCAATTTAAATGATGGGTTTGATCTCTCTACACTcaattttaaaaagagaaaaagatttGAGTGTTAAGAGAAAAATAACATATGGGCAATGAAGAAGTTTCATCCAATATGCCCGAATAAGGCTCgttttttctccctttttctttttccaatttaTTTCTCTCCTTCCCTTCATTTCCTAAAAAACTCCACTCTGCCCGAAaaggctttatatatatatatttatatattatttataaagATCTTTGCCCGTGtgggctatatatatatatatatatatatctggtTTGCTTTTTAATTTGCCCGAATGGGCTTTTTGCTGTTTTAGGCTGCCCGAAAGggctcttccttttctttttttttattatttctctctctttctttttctctctttctctttctccttgtcagtCTTGTCTCcttgtctctctctttcttcttccatttTGCCCGAaagggctctctctctctctctctctttctctctttctttcttttcacttttttattatttctttctctctccttctttccttctctttcttttcttctcttttctctttcttcctgtCTTTCCCTCAGTTTTTGTCTGCCTAAAAGTtaacttatatatattttattatatattatcctATGTATTCTGCCCGAAtgggctatatatatatagtgttatattttattttatatatatgtaattgcTTTGCCCGAAAGGgctaatattatatatatatatatatatatatatatatatttgtatttatattatattatattatgttctatgaaaagaggccaaaagaaaaagacaaaaaaaaatagttgcTCAAGTTTATTTCTCTCTTAACTCTCTTTTCCAGTTTGCCCGACTTCGGGCATTTTTCTAGTTTACTATCTCGGTAACCAGTGAGGATGCTCCCATGTTTTTTGGTATCAAGAAGGAGCACAAGCCAGACAACATTCTTTCCAATGCTAGTTGCACTACCAAATTGCCTTGCTCATTTTGCCAAGTTTATCAACGACAAAAGAACCGAAGGGGTAGACGTGCCTCTTCCTTTGACATCATTCCTGGCAgcattggagttgtaagtttcaCAAATTTTGCTCAAATTTGTAAAACTTGGGGGGCACtgtttgcactcaaaatatacccatttttacttatttgggcaatttgggtaaaatatggtATTTGAAGGATTAATATGCAGGAAAGCTAACTTGGAAAGATATTTGATTGCAAGTGGATGGGTTtgacactataatattgtttttcccaTTTGCTTGGGTGGTGGAGATTTGTCAAACATTTGTTTAATCAAGATACATGCATGTATTGCAAGTGGATGGGAGAGCTTTCGGGCAAGAATGTGTAATGAAAGAagccaacttgcttcttttaaatgttagtttattacaagtgggaaaacatgtgctaaaaacatgtggtggagatgcaatttccccttttaatattgtttctacATGCAAGTTGGCAAAAGCAATGCAAGCTACCCAAGTAAGGAaatgcaagctgcccaagctTCTTTCGGGCAAGTACAAAACCTCAGTAGGAGGGTTTCCTCCAGACCTCTATAAAAAGGAGCAGATGCAcaaggattatggacactcaaacaaacaaacaaacaaatgcaagcacaaactctgctcaaaccagatttgccaaAAGCATTCTTTTAtctagtttattagctctgctgctcacttgcggtatcgatctcatttgtagcttttatgtactcatttccagtcatataaattacaagcaatctgcaatattagtcactttcccctgtcatttatatttccaagcaaccttgtcatttacatattgttctatctctccatataagtaaagtccttatttttaaggcaaacaaagaaccttaatttgagcaactcccactcaaatggcacaatctcttgatcTGAGGTCaaaaggcgcaacctcaatcattcaaatcccgtctactagcggcatctaaTAGTGGCACGTccgcacccaccaatctcgtatgtgaagtaaatccCCGGCTTGCCCGCAAGGCGccatggcgga
Encoded proteins:
- the LOC126586970 gene encoding uncharacterized protein LOC126586970; translated protein: MVLYQVMLDCIDAKNLSGSGGGMGFGLTPPSKFRSGHLPSNVIQVRTIPAVKDGSASVSDNDGTIDSEDGVYGGRYSLDLSLQDDRVRSGAAHKYGKPSQGQTNYGSDSTYSDVNVSSLIDTVVGRQKPVQSSFQTQNPSTQLGLFRYILK